Proteins encoded together in one Drosophila albomicans strain 15112-1751.03 chromosome 2R, ASM965048v2, whole genome shotgun sequence window:
- the LOC127565811 gene encoding uncharacterized protein LOC127565811, whose protein sequence is MNAFLLERYRTLEAIAEVSASTSAPTVPRASRKEAPVAKQMGINDRVNYIKQQKLCLNCFARGHILAECTTSSWQTPNSMRVRRLMCYQALTSSRPFCSAALMSERPQETIFGWILTGPVSGSISRSISSFSARLSVERTPPLEELLSKFWEVEDLPASPAKESDLFCEANFNATTVRTSTGRYMVTLPFRDPGHVDLGHSRATALAQFLRNESRLKRNDSLKEQYDSVIREYLDLGHMTQVPPSSSGNYYLPHHAVLKPDSTTTKLRVVFNASSPTSNGKSLNDILHTGPILQSDLTIQILKWRFFKFVFNADITKMYRQILVDPKHTRFQRLLFRTPDEKLCDFELNTVTFGVNCAPYLAIRVLHQLASDVRDRYPLASDIIANYMYVDDVLAGADTKQAAVSAIDELRTALESAGFPLRKWTSNSKDVLRRIPKDHLLCADFLEIDEASVAKTLGIRWRATSDEFFFVTAEMVSKPSFSKREVLSQIAKLFDPAGWLAPVVIWAKIFMQEIWKQEIGWDDSLPADLTEQWTSFLRNYSSLQDIRIPRWTNYTPVETVELDFCAASQSAYGAALYARVETAGQVSVSLLAAKTRVAPIKTVSLPRLELCGALLLAELSAALLPHFPTPDAETYLWTDSTIVLAWLDKQPCKWTTFVANRVAKIHSVNGTWQHVRSEHNPADLASRGVSPQELLASRLWWQGPEWLTHSPAQWPSPVIGSILNWSVERFDRALRVFAYVRRFAQRCRQPKISFPETLSSQELAEAQERLIVQAQNRVYAKECASLRSHNRLIGSSDILSLNPFLDKQGVLRSCGRVRASTSLSYDERHPIILPFGCVFSRLLVSFTHQVSLHGGNQLVMRLVRTKFWIPKLRNLVKTVISACKTCVIHRRKLQSQLMGDLPSARSTFSRPFTNSGVDFAGPFDVKSYVGRGCKITKGYVCVFVCFSTKAFHLEATTDLTAEKFLEAFSRFVARRGCPLHMYSDNGKTFVGASSILSKEFVESTRNLIVTTHSHQGLAWHFNPPGAPHMGGLWEAGVKSFKTHFYKTVSSVKHTFEELSTLLSKIEACLNSRPLSPMSEDVSDLAALTPGHFLIGGSLLSMAEQSPERMWSPSATAGNGSRLSISISVCDGRTNI, encoded by the exons ATGAACGCTTTCCTTCTAGAACGGTATCGCACCCTAGAAGCGATAGCGGAAGTGTCAGCCAGCACGAGCGCTCCGACGGTTCCACGGGCCTCACGTAAGGAGGCCCCCGTCGCCAAGCAG ATGGGTATCAATGATAGGGTCAATTATATAAAGCAACAGAAGCTGTGTCTAAATTGTTTCGCACGAGGCCATATCCTGGCCGAGTGCACAA CATCCAGCTGGCAGACCCCAAATTCCATGAGAGTTCGCAGATTGATGTGCTACCAGGCGCTGACATCCTCCCGTCCATTCTGCTCGGCGGCTCTCATGTCGGAGAGACCTCAAGAGACCATTTTCGGTTGGATCCTGACTGGCCCTGTGTCGGGATCCATTTCAAGATCCATTTCGTCCTtttcggctcgactgtccgtcgagcGAACTCCGCCATTGGAGGAACTCCTCTCCAAATTTTGGGAGGTGGAGGACCTGCCGGCTAGCCCAGCAAAGGAATCTGACCTTTTTTGTGAGGCTAACTTCAACGCCACGACCGTGCGAACCTCAACGGGTCGCTACATGGTCACGCTCCCATTCCGCGATCCTGGTCACGTTGACCTGGGTCACTCGAGGGCTACCGCTCTCGCTCAGTTCCTGAGAAACGAGAGCCGTTTAAAGAGGAACGACTCTCTGAAGGAACAATATGACTCCGTTATTCGAGAGTATCTGGATTTGGGTCACATGACTCAAGTCCCCCCATCCAGTTCCGGCAACTACTATTTGCCGCATCACGCTGTTCTCAAGCCCGACAGCACCACCACAAAGCTCCGCGTTGTGTTCAACGCCTCCAGCCCGACTTCAAACGGGAAGAGTCTGAACGACATCCTCCACACAGGGCCAATCCTTCAATCCGACCTAACCATTCAAATCCTGAAATGGAGGTTTTTCAAGTTCGTCTTCAACGCTGACATCACCAAGATGTATCGGCAAATCCTTGTGGATCCCAAACACACCCGGTTTCAAAGGTTGCTCTTCCGTACTCCAGACGAGAAGTTATGCGACTTTGAACTCAACACAGTCACCTTTGGAGTGAACTGTGCTCCGTACCTGGCTATCCGCGTTCTGCATCAGCTTGCGAGTGATGTGCGCGACCGGTACCCCCTTGCTAGTGACATCATCGCCAATTATATGTACGTTGATGACGTCCTAGCAGGAGCTGACACTAAGCAGGCTGCGGTGTCTGCTATAGATGAGCTTCGAACAGCGCTCGAGAGTGCTGGGTTCCCTTTGCGTAAGTGGACCTCGAACTCGAAAGATGTGCTGAGAAGAATCCCTAAGGATCACTTGCTCTGTGCAGACTTCCTCGAGATCGACGAAGCTAGTGTCGCAAAGACGCTAGGCATTCGTTGGCGGGCCACGTCCGACGAGTTCTTTTTCGTCACCGCCGAGATGGTGTCCAAACCATCTTTCAGTAAGAGAGAAGTGCTGTCGCAGATCGCCAAGTTGTTCGATCCTGCAGGTTGGCTTGCTCCCGTGGTCATTTGGGCCAAGATTTTTATGCAAGAAATCTGGAAGCAAGAAATCGGCTGGGACGACTCCTTACCGGCGGATCTCACAGAGCAGTGGACCAGTTTTCTGCGAAACTATTCGTCCTTGCAGGACATCCGCATCCCTAGATGGACCAACTACACTCCCGTGGAAACCGTGGAATTGGATTTTTGCGCCGCCTCTCAAAGCGCGTATGGAGCCGCTCTTTACGCACGTGTGGAAACAGCTGGACAAGTGTCTGTGAGCCTTCTAGCAGCGAAGACTAGAGTTGCACCTATCAAGACGGTCTCTCTACCTCGTCTTGAGCTGTGCGGAGCTCTCCTGTTAGCAGAATTATCCGCCGCCCTCCTACCACATTTTCCCACCCCCGACGCTGAGACGTACCTGTGGACAGACTCCACTATCGTTCTGGCATGGTTGGATAAGCAGCCATGCAAGTGGACCACTTTCGTGGCGAACCGAGTGGCCAAGATTCACTCGGTGAATGGCACTTGGCAACATGTTCGTTCCGAACATAACCCAGCCGATCTGGCAAGCCGCGGTGTCTCGCCGCAAGAGCTACTGGCCAGTCGCCTTTGGTGGCAGGGGCCTGAATGGCTGACGCATTCACCAGCGCAGTGGCCTTCACCAGTCATTGGCTCGATACTGAATTGGAGTGTCGAGCG GTTCGATCGAGCGCTCCGAGTGTTTGCGTATGTGCGAAGGTTTGCCCAGCGTTGCCGCCAACCCAAGATCTCGTTTCCAGAGACGCTCAGCTCTCAAGAGCTTGCAGAAGCTCAAGAGAGGCTGATTGTACAGGCTCAGAATCGGGTATACGCGAAAGAGTGTGCTTCCCTCCGGTCCCATAATCGTCTAATCGGGTCAAGCGATATCCTAAGCTTGAATCCGTTCCTTGACAAGCAAGGTGTCCTGCGTTCGTGTGGACGCGTAAGAGCGTCCACCTCCTTATCCTACGACGAACGGCATCCAATAATTCTCCCGTTCGGCTGCGTGTTCTCACGCCTCCTGGTTTCCTTCACGCATCAAGTCTCCCTCCATGGAGGCAACCAATTGGTGATGCGGCTGGTCCGAACCAAGTTCTGGATTCCCAAGCTAAGGAACTTGGTGAAGACAGTGATTAGTGCATGCAAGACCTGTGTGATTCATCGCCGCAAGCTCCAGTCGCAGTTGATGGGTGATCTCCCAAGCGCCCGGTCGACTTTTTCGAGACCTTTCACTAACTCCGGAGTAGACTTCGCCGGTCCCTTCGACGTCAAGAGCTACGTCGGACGGGGCTGCAAGATTACGAAGGGTTACGTATGTGTCTTCGTGTGCTTCAGCACGAAGGCGTTCCATCTTGAGGCGACCACGGATCTGACAGCGGAAAAGTTCTTGGAAGCTTTCTCCCGATTCGTGGCACGGCGCGGGTGCCCTCTTCACATGTACTCTGACAACGGGAAAACGTTCGTCGGAGCCTCCTCCATTCTCTCCAAAGAATTTGTGGAGAGCACCCGCAACCTGATTGTCACCACTCACAGCCATCAAGGTCTTGCATGGCATTTCAACCCACCTGGTGCCCCTCACATGGGGGGTCTCTGGGAAGCAGGCGTCAAGAGTTTTAAGACGCATTTCTACAAGACGGTTTCCTCCGTAAAACATACGTTCGAGGAGCTTTCCACCCTCCTATCCAAAATTGAAGCGTGCCTCAATTCGCGGCCTTTGTCTCCTATGTCAGAGGATGTGAGCGACTTGGCGGCACTTACTCCCGGTCATTTCCTGATCGGGGGTTCGCTACTCTCCATGGCGGAGCAGAGTCCAGAGAGGATGTGGAGTCCATCCGCAACCGCTGGCAACGGCTCAAGGCTCTCCATCAGCATTTCTGTGTGCGATGGAAGAACGAATATCTAA